Proteins from one Hoplias malabaricus isolate fHopMal1 chromosome 2, fHopMal1.hap1, whole genome shotgun sequence genomic window:
- the LOC136687728 gene encoding dentin sialophosphoprotein-like, producing MQLRVEVKMLAVLGVVLLAAGASEGLDKCQLRKDLDKFLPANVLKHIKDLAKIVCRVEGMTGFNTSIITNFTKHWKENENVREKRQIRPARKQSSEESSEESSKELPKRPKPFFPSTTARPTTVSQGTIAQGTVAQGTVSQGTVSQGNVLQSNVSSSQDLNANISSTTSPGPRRVRSVKNHESGEVHSGHHIINGTAAPHHNYTSSASPGHGGHRNHGGRHRRFAHQSSKESGEDVHRFNNSNLTSSTGPQNNDSSSERGRRGRHERSLHEFHIDAKWSNEEPKGKHRDKPDEEHDDEPSEDSNDESDNESSEEHDDEPSEDSDDESDAESSEEHDEQDGDYSESVTFTPASSPLSGNTPSPSPFPPYRPNSFPNSYPPYGNNSLQTTSPHYGNNSFPIGGSGGRHARSTHEDEEVLWTLYGLFQLPGEIACISGSGPSLNLCNMSCENLLNQDISDDIVCLGTILSKSMTGGKNPEDIIEKIYSYLPKKQCTNIRDSLYFSGC from the exons ATGCAGCTCCGTGTTGAAGTGAAGATGTTGGCCGTGCTGGGGGTAGTGCTCCTGGCTGCCGGTGCAAGTGAGGGACTCGACAAGTGTCAGCTGAGGAAGGATTTGGACAAGTTTCTGCCAGCGAATGTGCTGAAACACATCAAAGATTTGGCTAAGA TTGTGTGCCGTGTAGAAGGGATGACTGGATTCAACACCAGCATAATCACCAACTTCACCAAGCACTGGAAGGAGAATGAAAATGTGCGTGAGAAGCGTCAGATCAGACCTGCCCGCAAACAAAGCAGTGAGGAGTCCAGTGAGGAGTCCAGCAAGGAGCTTCCTAAGAGACCAAAACCTTTCTTCCCTTCTACTACTGCCAGACCAACAACTGTCTCGCAGGGAACCATCGCACAGGGAACCGTCGCACAGGGAACCGTCTCGCAGGGAACTGTCTCGCAGGGAAATGTGCTGCAAAGTAATGTGTCTTCTAGCCAAGATCTCAATGCAAATATTTCTTCTACAACTTCTCCAGGCCCACGCAGGGTCAGGTCTGTTAAGAATCATGAAAGTGGTGAAGTCCATTCAGGTCATCATATCATAAATGGGACAGCTGCACCTCACCATAACTACACTTCTTCTGCCTCTCCTGGACATGGGGGCCACAGAAACCATGGGGGCCGTCATCGCAGATTTGCGCACCAGTCAAGCAAAGAATCTGGAGAAGATGTCCACAGATTCAACAACTCCAACCTCACCTCATCCACTGGCCCTCAAAATAATGACTCCTCCTCTGAAAGAGGCCGCCGTGGGCGCCATGAGAGATCTTTACATGAGTTCCACATTGATGCAAAGTGGTCCAATGAAGAACCTAAGGGTAAACACAGGGATAAGCCCGATGAGGAACATGATGATGAACCCAGTGAAGACTCCAATGATGAATCAGATAATGAATCCAGCGAGGAACATGATGATGAACCCAGTGAAGACTCCGATGATGAATCAGATGCTGAATCCAGTGAGGAACATGATGAACAAGATGGTGATTACAGTGAAAGTGTCACTTTTACACCAGCATCCTCACCTCTCAGTGGAAACACTCCTTCTCCATCACCCTTTCCTCCCTACAGACCCAATTCCTTCCCAAATTCCTACCCTCCCTATGGTAACAATTCCCTTCAGACAACTTCACCTCACTATGGGAACAACTCCTTCCCCATTGGAGGTTCTGGTGGACGTCATGCTAGATCTACCCACGAGGATGAAGAAGTGTTGTGGACACTCTATGGTCTGTTTCAGCTGCCCGGCGAAATCGCCTGCATTTCTGGATCTGGACCTTCTCTCAACCTCTGCAATATGAGCTGTGAAA ATCTGCTAAATCAGGACATCAGTGATGACATAGTCTGTCTAGGGACCATCCTCAGCAAATC GATGACTGGAGGCAAAAACCCTGAGGACATTATTGAGAAAAT ATACAGCTATCTCCCCAAGAAGCAGTGTACCAACATCAGGGACTCCCTTTATTTTTCTGGATGTTGA